Proteins from a genomic interval of Candidatus Methylomirabilota bacterium:
- a CDS encoding Trm112 family protein, giving the protein MIDEELRAILACPACKGELIFEETRIICPACRKAYPIRDGIPVMLISEAEPWAGQ; this is encoded by the coding sequence GTGATCGACGAGGAGCTGCGGGCCATCCTGGCGTGCCCCGCCTGCAAGGGGGAGCTGATCTTCGAGGAGACTCGAATCATCTGTCCGGCGTGCCGCAAGGCCTATCCGATCCGGGACGGCATCCCGGTGATGCTGATCAGCGAGGCCGAGCCCTGGGCGGGCCAATAA
- a CDS encoding UDP-glucuronic acid decarboxylase family protein, translating to VVCMDNLLTGNPDNIAHIRDPRFLFVKHDVTNFIVVDDPIDYVLHFASPASPIDYLELPIQTLKVGALGTHKALGVAKARGAKFLLASTSEVYGDPLVHPQPEEYWGNVNPVGPRGVYDEAKRFAEAMTMAYHRVHGLDARIVRIFNTYGPRMRLTDGRAIPTFVRQALRNEPLTVFGDGSQTRSFTYITDLVEGIWALMQAPVNEPVNIGNPREMTLLQLAEQIVRLSGSRSEIVFRPLPTDDPKVRQPDIGKARSVLGWEPKVDVEDGLTRTIDWCKKLVAQS from the coding sequence CGGTGGTGTGCATGGACAACCTGCTCACCGGCAACCCCGACAATATCGCCCACATCCGCGACCCGCGTTTTCTCTTCGTCAAGCACGACGTCACCAATTTCATCGTGGTCGATGACCCCATCGATTACGTGCTCCACTTCGCGAGCCCGGCCTCGCCCATCGACTACCTGGAGCTGCCCATCCAGACCCTCAAGGTGGGCGCGCTGGGCACGCACAAGGCTCTGGGCGTGGCGAAGGCGCGGGGCGCCAAGTTCCTCCTCGCCTCCACCTCCGAGGTCTACGGCGACCCGCTCGTCCACCCGCAACCGGAGGAGTACTGGGGCAACGTCAACCCGGTGGGCCCTCGCGGCGTGTACGACGAGGCCAAGCGCTTCGCCGAGGCCATGACGATGGCCTACCACCGCGTGCACGGCCTCGACGCCCGCATCGTGCGCATCTTCAACACCTACGGCCCCCGCATGCGGCTGACCGACGGCCGCGCGATCCCGACCTTCGTGCGCCAGGCCCTGCGCAACGAGCCGCTCACCGTGTTCGGCGACGGCTCGCAGACGCGCTCGTTCACCTACATCACCGACCTGGTCGAGGGCATCTGGGCCCTCATGCAGGCGCCGGTGAACGAGCCGGTCAACATCGGCAACCCGCGGGAGATGACGTTGCTCCAGCTGGCCGAGCAGATCGTGCGGCTGAGCGGGTCCAGGAGCGAGATCGTGTTCCGCCCGCTGCCCACCGACGATCCCAAGGTGCGGCAGCCCGACATCGGCAAGGCCCGGAGCGTACTGGGGTGGGAGCCGAAGGTCGACGTGGAGGACGGCCTGACGCGCACGATCGACTGGTGCAAGAAGCTGGTGGCCCAGTCGTGA
- a CDS encoding NAD-dependent epimerase/dehydratase family protein: protein MKILVTGGAGFIGSHVVDAFLAAGHEVAVVDNLTTGDARNVNPRARLHAIDLRSARLAEVFEAERPEVVSHLAAQASVGRSVTDPLFDASVNVGGGLGLLECCRRFGVRRIIYSSSGGAGYGDTDVIPTPETHPTLPISPYGITKVAMEHYVNAWSGIYGISGISLRYANIYGPRQNPQGEAGVIAIFCHRLLTGQVPMINGDGEQTRDYTYVEDVAAANVRALERPDVTGPVNVCTGVETTVNELYRALVAAAGSQVAAEHAPARPGEQRRSCLSPALAERVLGWKPTVSLSEGLRRTFSYFQKETRP from the coding sequence GTGAAGATCCTGGTCACGGGCGGCGCCGGCTTCATCGGCTCCCACGTGGTGGACGCCTTCCTCGCCGCCGGCCACGAGGTGGCGGTGGTGGACAACCTCACCACCGGCGACGCGCGCAACGTCAACCCGCGCGCCCGCCTGCACGCGATCGACCTGCGCAGCGCCCGCCTCGCCGAGGTCTTCGAGGCCGAGCGGCCGGAGGTCGTGTCCCATCTGGCCGCGCAGGCCTCGGTGGGCCGCTCGGTGACCGATCCGCTCTTCGACGCGAGCGTCAACGTGGGCGGCGGCCTCGGGCTGCTGGAGTGCTGCCGGCGCTTCGGGGTGCGCCGCATCATCTATTCGTCGAGCGGCGGGGCCGGCTACGGCGACACCGACGTGATCCCCACCCCGGAGACGCATCCGACCCTGCCGATCTCACCCTACGGCATCACCAAGGTCGCGATGGAGCACTACGTCAACGCGTGGAGCGGCATCTACGGCATCAGCGGGATCTCGCTGCGCTACGCGAACATCTACGGGCCGCGGCAGAACCCGCAGGGCGAGGCCGGCGTGATCGCCATCTTCTGCCACCGCCTGCTCACCGGCCAGGTCCCGATGATCAACGGCGACGGCGAGCAGACCCGCGATTACACCTACGTGGAGGACGTGGCCGCCGCCAACGTGCGCGCGCTCGAGCGGCCCGACGTCACCGGGCCCGTCAACGTCTGCACCGGGGTGGAAACCACCGTCAACGAGCTCTACCGCGCGCTGGTGGCCGCGGCGGGCTCCCAGGTCGCGGCCGAGCACGCGCCGGCGCGGCCGGGCGAGCAACGGCGCAGCTGCCTGAGCCCGGCCCTGGCCGAGCGCGTGCTCGGCTGGAAGCCGACGGTGTCCCTCTCCGAGGGCCTCCGCCGCACCTTCAGCTACTTCCAGAAGGAGACCCGGCCGTGA